One window from the genome of Variovorax sp. PAMC26660 encodes:
- a CDS encoding cytochrome c biogenesis protein DipZ produces MFILLVAYLGGVLTILSPCILPVLPFVFARADRPFRSHGLPLLLGMALAFAAIATLAAVGGGWVVALNQYGRHAAMGLLAVFGVTLLFPSVAQRLSRPLVALGNRLSQRQPDGAATKPSVFAPLLLGVGTGLLWAPCAGPILGLILTGAALNGASVGTSLLLLAYAAGACTSLAAALLFGGRVFSVMKGSLRTGEWVRRAAGVAVLAGVGAIALGLDTGLLSQLSAGTKSALEQALVEKINAPKPSPLLAAPVSTSLAPGLMLTSALQEPKKPVPPLGVEGSLPSLAGATEWINSPPLTPESLRGKVVLIDFWTYSCINCLRTLPYVRAWAEKYKDAGLVVIGVHTPEFAFEKLPSNVRRATKDLGVGFPVAVDSNYAIWRAFGNQSWPAFYFIDTQGRIRHQQVGENRYTKSEQVIQQLLAEAGRADVPAQVVSPQGQGTQAAPDASPALSGETYLGYERAHNFASPGGLASDRTRVYQSAPSLRTDQWALSGEWTVGSERAVLARANGRIAYRFQARDLHLVLGPSTDGKPVRFRVRVDGKPPLADHGADTDAEGNGVIDAQRLYQLVRQSVNGKDRLFEIEFLDAGAQAYVFTFG; encoded by the coding sequence ATGTTCATCCTCCTCGTTGCCTACCTGGGTGGCGTGCTCACCATCCTGAGCCCGTGCATCCTGCCCGTGCTCCCCTTCGTGTTCGCACGCGCAGACCGTCCGTTCCGCTCGCACGGGCTGCCCTTGCTGCTGGGGATGGCGCTGGCCTTTGCCGCCATCGCCACGCTGGCGGCGGTGGGCGGTGGCTGGGTGGTGGCACTGAACCAGTACGGGCGCCATGCGGCGATGGGGCTGCTAGCGGTGTTCGGCGTCACGCTGCTGTTTCCGTCGGTGGCGCAGCGGCTGAGCCGGCCGCTGGTTGCGCTTGGCAACCGGTTGTCGCAACGGCAGCCGGACGGTGCCGCGACAAAGCCTTCGGTCTTCGCGCCGCTGCTGCTCGGCGTTGGCACCGGCCTGCTGTGGGCGCCGTGCGCGGGACCGATCCTCGGGCTGATCCTGACCGGCGCGGCGCTCAACGGCGCGAGCGTCGGCACCTCGCTGTTGCTGCTGGCCTATGCCGCCGGCGCGTGCACTTCGCTGGCGGCGGCGCTGCTCTTCGGCGGCCGCGTGTTCTCGGTGATGAAGGGCTCGCTGCGCACGGGCGAATGGGTGCGGCGTGCGGCTGGCGTGGCGGTGCTGGCGGGCGTCGGTGCGATCGCGCTGGGGCTGGACACAGGGCTGCTCAGCCAACTCTCGGCCGGAACCAAGTCGGCACTGGAGCAGGCGCTTGTCGAGAAGATCAACGCGCCGAAGCCGTCGCCTCTGCTCGCCGCGCCGGTGTCGACGTCACTGGCGCCTGGCCTGATGTTGACATCGGCACTGCAGGAGCCGAAGAAGCCTGTGCCTCCACTCGGTGTCGAGGGCTCGCTTCCGTCTCTCGCCGGCGCGACCGAATGGATCAACTCACCCCCGCTGACGCCCGAGAGCCTGCGCGGCAAGGTCGTGCTCATCGACTTCTGGACTTACTCGTGCATCAACTGCCTGCGCACGCTGCCCTATGTCCGCGCATGGGCAGAGAAGTACAAGGACGCAGGCCTGGTCGTCATTGGCGTGCACACGCCCGAGTTCGCGTTCGAGAAGCTGCCGTCCAACGTGCGCAGGGCGACGAAGGACCTGGGCGTTGGCTTCCCGGTGGCCGTCGACAGCAACTACGCGATCTGGCGTGCATTCGGCAACCAGTCGTGGCCGGCTTTCTATTTCATCGACACGCAGGGGCGCATCCGCCATCAACAGGTCGGGGAGAACCGGTACACGAAGTCGGAGCAGGTCATCCAGCAACTGCTGGCCGAGGCCGGGCGGGCGGATGTGCCGGCTCAGGTGGTCTCGCCACAAGGCCAGGGCACACAGGCCGCGCCCGATGCGTCGCCTGCACTGTCGGGCGAGACCTACCTCGGCTATGAACGCGCGCACAACTTCGCCTCGCCCGGCGGCCTTGCGAGCGACCGTACCCGCGTCTACCAGAGCGCACCTTCGCTGCGAACCGACCAATGGGCCTTGAGCGGTGAATGGACCGTGGGGAGTGAACGCGCGGTGCTGGCCCGCGCCAACGGGCGCATCGCTTATCGCTTTCAGGCGCGCGACCTGCACCTGGTGCTGGGCCCGTCGACCGACGGAAAGCCCGTGCGCTTCAGAGTGCGGGTGGACGGCAAGCCGCCGCTGGCGGACCACGGCGCCGATACGGATGCGGAAGGCAACGGCGTCATCGACGCGCAACGGCTCTATCAACTCGTGCGCCAGTCGGTGAATGGCAAGGACCGGCTGTTCGAGATCGAGTTTCTCGATGCCGGTGCGCAAGCCTATGTGTTCACCTTCGGTTGA
- a CDS encoding ATP-binding protein codes for MPTSASPDALPASTGLQAPVRKNWHRLVPRSLFSRVTLIIVIGLAIAQLLTFAAIRYERDMALRELMMIGIERDIASSVAILDRLPAAERASWLERLERRNYRFVLGGSAQGIAPQSVLLQQFATAIADAMRPFEIVKIGQVAQPTESLQIQVRLSDGSSVVVHARRVGMPVSRWVMWLLAIQLVVLALCAWFAVRLVTRPLADLAAAADELGPDLKAQKLLEDGPTEVAHAARAFNAMQRRIAGYMAERVEILAAISHDLQTPITRMRLRTELMDSDHDRDKFRQDLDAMHALVREGVTYARTLHGATEPACRIDADALFESMVADYEDSGQAVRLEGRTGEPIVTRPNALRRILANLIDNALNFGSDVRLQVRADSDRLVLAVIDNGPGIPPDQLENVLKPFYRVEGSRNRGTGGTGLGLAIAHQLAMAMGAELTLRNRSEGGLEARLTLTNTRAAPPG; via the coding sequence ATGCCCACATCAGCCAGCCCCGACGCCCTCCCCGCCAGCACTGGCCTTCAGGCGCCCGTTCGCAAAAACTGGCACCGGCTGGTGCCGCGTTCGCTGTTCTCCCGGGTGACGCTGATCATCGTGATCGGCCTGGCAATTGCGCAGTTGCTGACCTTCGCGGCCATCCGCTACGAACGCGACATGGCGCTGCGCGAGCTGATGATGATCGGCATCGAGCGCGACATCGCCAGTTCGGTCGCCATCCTCGACCGCCTGCCCGCCGCCGAACGCGCGAGCTGGCTGGAACGGCTGGAACGGCGCAACTACCGCTTCGTGCTGGGCGGCAGCGCACAGGGCATCGCACCGCAGTCCGTGCTGCTGCAGCAGTTCGCCACGGCCATCGCCGATGCGATGCGGCCTTTCGAGATCGTGAAGATCGGGCAGGTGGCGCAACCGACCGAGAGCCTGCAGATCCAGGTGCGACTGAGCGACGGCTCTTCGGTGGTGGTGCATGCGAGGCGGGTGGGCATGCCGGTGTCGCGCTGGGTGATGTGGCTGCTGGCCATCCAGTTGGTGGTGCTGGCCCTGTGCGCCTGGTTCGCCGTGCGGCTGGTGACGCGGCCGCTGGCCGATCTTGCCGCGGCTGCCGACGAACTGGGGCCCGACCTCAAGGCACAGAAGCTGCTGGAAGACGGTCCGACCGAAGTGGCCCACGCGGCACGCGCCTTCAACGCCATGCAGCGTCGCATCGCAGGCTACATGGCCGAGCGCGTGGAAATTCTTGCGGCCATCTCGCACGACCTGCAGACGCCGATCACCCGCATGCGCCTGCGCACCGAGCTGATGGACAGCGACCACGACCGCGACAAGTTCCGGCAAGACCTCGACGCGATGCACGCGCTGGTGCGCGAAGGCGTGACCTACGCGCGAACGCTCCACGGCGCCACCGAGCCGGCCTGCCGCATCGACGCCGACGCGCTGTTCGAGAGCATGGTGGCCGACTATGAAGACTCGGGACAGGCGGTGCGGCTCGAAGGCCGCACCGGCGAACCCATCGTGACGCGCCCGAATGCGTTGCGCCGGATCCTGGCGAACCTGATCGACAACGCGCTGAATTTCGGCAGCGATGTTCGGCTGCAGGTGCGGGCGGACAGTGATCGACTGGTCCTTGCCGTGATCGACAACGGCCCCGGCATTCCGCCGGACCAGTTGGAGAACGTGCTCAAGCCTTTCTACCGCGTGGAAGGCTCGCGCAACCGCGGCACCGGCGGCACCGGGCTGGGCCTGGCCATCGCCCACCAGCTCGCGATGGCGATGGGCGCGGAGCTGACGCTGCGCAACCGCAGCGAAGGCGGGCTGGAAGCCCGGCTGACCCTGACGAACACCCGCGCTGCGCCGCCGGGCTGA
- a CDS encoding alpha/beta fold hydrolase produces the protein MSAPINRQRRFLLGGAAASLAAIELAFMGNTQAAETRPTGSSGKSPRLEPIRQIKAGELDVGYYEAGPADGIPVLLMHGYPYDIHSYAEVAPLLAARGCRVIVPHLRGHGSTRFLDSANPRSAQQAAVALDQIALLDALGIDRAVMVGYDWGARTACIIAALWPQRCLWLLSVNGYIMTNRPGNKLPLPAKVELGWWYQYYFATERGRLGLEANRRDIARILWTTNSPKWNYDDATFERSAASFDNPDYVNIVIHNYRWRLGLAEGFAPYEDLERRLAAFPTIAVPTITMDGDSDGVVPATDGKAYAAKFTGPRTHIVVNAGHNVPQETPQVFVDAIWKLASARG, from the coding sequence ATGTCTGCACCCATCAATCGTCAACGCCGCTTCTTGCTGGGAGGCGCGGCTGCGAGCCTTGCGGCCATAGAGCTGGCCTTCATGGGCAACACCCAGGCGGCCGAGACGCGACCCACCGGTTCATCCGGCAAGTCGCCCAGGCTGGAACCGATCCGCCAGATCAAGGCGGGCGAACTCGACGTCGGCTACTACGAAGCCGGCCCCGCCGACGGCATTCCCGTGCTGCTGATGCACGGCTACCCCTACGACATCCACAGCTATGCAGAGGTCGCGCCGCTGCTGGCCGCAAGGGGCTGCCGCGTCATCGTGCCGCACCTGCGCGGCCATGGCAGCACCCGCTTTCTCGACAGCGCCAACCCGCGCTCCGCACAGCAGGCGGCCGTGGCGCTGGACCAGATCGCGCTGCTCGACGCGCTCGGCATCGACCGCGCCGTGATGGTGGGCTACGACTGGGGCGCGCGCACCGCCTGCATCATCGCGGCGCTCTGGCCGCAGCGTTGCCTGTGGCTGCTGTCGGTCAACGGCTACATCATGACCAACCGCCCCGGCAACAAGCTGCCGCTGCCCGCCAAGGTGGAGCTGGGCTGGTGGTACCAGTACTACTTCGCCACGGAGCGCGGCCGTCTCGGGCTGGAGGCGAACCGGCGCGACATCGCGCGCATCCTGTGGACCACCAACTCGCCGAAGTGGAACTATGACGACGCCACCTTCGAGCGCAGCGCCGCGTCCTTCGACAACCCCGACTATGTGAACATCGTGATTCACAACTACCGCTGGCGCCTGGGGCTCGCGGAGGGCTTTGCGCCGTATGAAGACCTCGAAAGGCGCCTCGCCGCCTTCCCGACGATTGCCGTTCCCACCATCACCATGGACGGCGATTCCGACGGCGTGGTGCCCGCTACCGACGGCAAGGCCTATGCCGCGAAGTTCACCGGGCCGCGCACGCACATTGTCGTGAACGCGGGCCACAACGTGCCGCAGGAAACGCCGCAGGTGTTTGTCGATGCGATCTGGAAGCTCGCATCCGCGCGCGGCTGA
- a CDS encoding organic hydroperoxide resistance protein, giving the protein MTMKLDKVLYTASTHTTGGREGAGKASDGALDVKLSPPGSGKPGTNPEQLFGIGYSACFIGAMRLAGGRLGIKLPEDVAVDASVSLGKTEGDAAYALAVKLAITLPGLDAAQKKQLVEGAHQTCPYSNATRGNIEVEFSIA; this is encoded by the coding sequence ATGACCATGAAGCTCGACAAAGTGCTGTACACCGCATCCACCCACACCACCGGCGGCCGCGAAGGCGCAGGCAAGGCCAGCGACGGCGCGCTCGACGTCAAGCTCAGCCCACCCGGCTCGGGCAAGCCCGGCACCAACCCCGAACAGTTGTTCGGCATCGGCTACTCGGCCTGCTTCATCGGCGCGATGCGGCTCGCCGGCGGCCGGCTCGGCATCAAGCTGCCGGAAGACGTGGCTGTCGATGCCAGCGTGTCGCTCGGCAAGACGGAAGGCGACGCGGCCTATGCATTGGCCGTGAAGCTGGCCATCACGCTGCCGGGTCTCGACGCCGCGCAGAAGAAGCAACTGGTGGAGGGCGCCCACCAGACCTGCCCCTACTCGAACGCGACGCGGGGCAACATCGAGGTCGAATTCTCGATCGCCTGA
- the tam gene encoding trans-aconitate 2-methyltransferase, protein MTASTPDATSGDWSAKQYTAFENERTRPVRDLVAAIHSKDVRLAVDLGCGPGNSTDVLAQRFPGATVTGMDSSEDMVTAARKRLPAIGFEVSDIESWNPSQAFDVILANASLQWLPDHASLYPRLASKLAPGGSLAIQTPDNLEEPAHRLAREVAASKRWAEKIGDVKHPARHSPAHYYALLRPHVSQVDVWRTTYFHPLAGAAAVVEWFKGSALLPYLARLNADEKAAFIAQYQTEIAKAYPALDDGTVLLPFPRLFIVAVR, encoded by the coding sequence ATGACTGCCTCTACCCCCGACGCCACCAGCGGCGACTGGTCTGCCAAGCAATACACAGCCTTCGAGAACGAACGCACCCGGCCGGTCCGCGATCTCGTGGCCGCCATTCATTCCAAAGACGTTCGGCTGGCCGTCGACCTGGGCTGCGGGCCCGGCAATTCCACCGACGTGCTCGCCCAGCGTTTTCCTGGCGCGACGGTCACCGGCATGGACAGCTCCGAAGACATGGTGACTGCCGCGCGAAAGCGCCTGCCCGCCATCGGCTTCGAGGTGTCGGACATCGAAAGCTGGAACCCGTCGCAGGCCTTCGACGTGATCCTGGCGAATGCTTCGCTGCAATGGCTGCCGGACCACGCATCGCTGTATCCGCGCCTGGCGAGCAAGCTCGCGCCCGGCGGCAGCCTCGCGATACAGACGCCCGACAACCTGGAAGAACCCGCGCACCGGCTGGCGCGCGAAGTCGCGGCATCGAAGCGCTGGGCCGAAAAGATCGGCGACGTGAAGCACCCGGCGCGGCACAGCCCGGCGCATTACTACGCGTTGCTGCGGCCGCATGTCAGCCAGGTGGATGTGTGGCGCACCACCTACTTCCACCCGCTCGCCGGCGCTGCGGCGGTGGTGGAATGGTTCAAAGGCTCGGCGCTGTTGCCCTATCTGGCGCGGCTGAACGCGGATGAGAAGGCCGCGTTCATTGCGCAGTACCAGACCGAGATTGCAAAGGCCTATCCCGCACTGGACGATGGCACGGTGCTGCTGCCTTTTCCAAGGCTGTTCATCGTCGCGGTTCGCTGA
- a CDS encoding LysR family transcriptional regulator, producing the protein MKIDILGIQAFVAIAERGSFQAAADHLSVTQTAITQRLRKLEEFLGVALVERTTRSVGLSTIGQNFLPQARRQLIELTDALLEIRESGKAERGDVSIACVPTAGVQFLPKIMRAYSARYPQNRIKILDHSTSAVTDAVLHREVEFGIGMSGSHPPELSSVPLLEDKYVLICHQSHPLAKRRRIAWRQLKEFPLIFAGQVNGNRDLLDMALDKSALGLQTFYEVQRSSTAVGLVAQQVAAAIVPRLAVQAGAYPDIRIVELIDPVVSRTLVLMARKTAHLSPAAQALYNMIKAQASRKQNGQA; encoded by the coding sequence ATGAAAATCGACATCCTGGGCATTCAGGCTTTCGTCGCGATTGCAGAGCGGGGCAGCTTCCAGGCTGCGGCCGACCATCTCAGCGTGACGCAGACGGCCATCACGCAGCGGCTGCGCAAGCTCGAAGAATTCCTGGGCGTGGCGCTGGTCGAGCGCACAACCCGCTCCGTCGGGCTCTCGACCATCGGCCAGAACTTCCTGCCGCAAGCGCGCCGCCAACTGATCGAACTGACAGACGCCTTGCTGGAGATCCGCGAAAGCGGCAAGGCCGAGCGCGGCGACGTGTCCATTGCCTGCGTGCCGACAGCGGGCGTGCAGTTCCTGCCGAAGATCATGCGGGCCTATTCGGCGCGCTATCCGCAGAACCGGATCAAGATCCTCGACCACTCGACGTCGGCCGTGACCGACGCGGTGCTGCACCGCGAAGTGGAGTTCGGCATCGGCATGTCCGGCTCGCATCCGCCCGAGCTGTCGAGCGTGCCGCTGCTCGAAGACAAGTACGTGCTGATCTGCCACCAGAGCCATCCGCTGGCAAAGCGCCGCAGGATCGCGTGGCGGCAATTGAAGGAATTTCCGCTGATCTTCGCCGGCCAGGTCAACGGCAACCGCGACCTGCTCGACATGGCTCTGGACAAGAGCGCGCTCGGCCTGCAGACCTTCTACGAAGTCCAGCGCAGTTCCACCGCGGTCGGGCTGGTCGCCCAGCAGGTGGCCGCCGCGATCGTGCCCAGGCTGGCGGTGCAGGCGGGCGCCTATCCCGACATCCGCATCGTGGAGCTGATCGATCCGGTGGTCTCGCGCACGCTGGTGCTGATGGCCCGCAAGACGGCGCACCTGTCGCCGGCGGCGCAGGCGCTCTACAACATGATCAAGGCGCAGGCCTCGCGAAAGCAGAACGGGCAGGCCTGA
- a CDS encoding OsmC family protein, translating into MSHGTTATIVSTGTDYSHRIAVGKFELLADEPAALGGQGLGPAPYDYYLAALSACTAITLRMYAKRKGWELGEFRAELTLTKDADGKAHIRRVLHADAPLSDAQWERLLEVVANTPVTKTMREGAEITSERGPAAD; encoded by the coding sequence ATGAGCCACGGCACCACAGCCACCATCGTTTCCACGGGAACCGACTACAGCCATCGCATCGCGGTGGGCAAATTCGAGCTTCTCGCGGACGAGCCGGCCGCCCTGGGCGGACAGGGGCTCGGTCCCGCGCCCTACGACTACTACCTGGCGGCACTGTCGGCCTGCACCGCCATCACGCTGCGCATGTATGCGAAGCGCAAGGGCTGGGAGCTGGGCGAGTTTCGTGCGGAACTCACGCTGACAAAAGACGCCGACGGCAAGGCGCACATCCGCAGGGTTCTTCACGCCGATGCGCCGTTGAGCGATGCCCAATGGGAGCGCCTGCTCGAAGTGGTGGCCAATACGCCGGTGACGAAGACGATGCGCGAGGGCGCGGAGATCACGAGCGAGCGTGGACCCGCAGCGGATTGA
- a CDS encoding response regulator, which yields MTPKTSDHILIVDDDREIRELLTTYLVKNGLRVVAVPTGRHMRAALEASGPFDLIILDLMLPGEDGLTLCRDLRTGKFKATPILMLTARSEEADRILGLEMGADDYLAKPFSARELLARMRAVLRRTRMLPPNMRSTEAASKLAFGEWQVDTTARHLIDDSGVMVALSGAEYRLLRVFLDHPQKVLSRDQLLSLTQGREAELFERSIDLLVSRLRQRLRDDAREPRYIKTVRSEGYVLASSVEALD from the coding sequence ATGACGCCCAAGACCTCCGACCACATTCTCATCGTAGACGACGACCGGGAAATCCGCGAGCTGCTCACCACCTACCTGGTCAAGAACGGACTGCGCGTGGTCGCGGTGCCCACGGGCCGGCACATGCGCGCGGCGCTGGAAGCGTCGGGCCCGTTCGACCTGATCATCCTCGACCTGATGCTGCCGGGCGAAGACGGGCTGACGCTGTGCCGCGACCTGCGCACGGGAAAATTCAAGGCCACGCCGATCCTGATGCTCACGGCCCGCAGCGAAGAGGCTGACCGCATCCTCGGCCTGGAGATGGGCGCCGACGACTACCTGGCCAAACCCTTCTCCGCCCGGGAACTGCTCGCGCGCATGCGTGCGGTGTTGCGCCGCACGCGCATGCTGCCGCCGAACATGCGCTCGACCGAGGCCGCCTCGAAGCTGGCGTTCGGCGAATGGCAGGTGGACACCACCGCGCGCCATCTGATCGATGACAGCGGTGTGATGGTGGCGCTGAGCGGTGCGGAGTACCGGCTGCTGCGCGTGTTTCTCGACCATCCGCAAAAGGTGCTGAGCCGCGACCAGTTGCTGAGCCTGACCCAGGGCCGCGAGGCGGAATTGTTCGAGCGATCGATCGACCTGCTCGTGAGCCGTCTGCGCCAGCGTCTGCGCGACGATGCGCGGGAGCCGCGCTACATCAAGACGGTGCGCAGCGAAGGCTATGTTCTGGCATCGTCGGTCGAGGCGCTGGACTGA
- a CDS encoding DUF333 domain-containing protein, translated as MIKALLLPLGALLVTACAQPEPPQPPRVGMANPASVYCQSLGGTTLMKSNDKGQYGICQLPDGKQIEEWELFRRDHPAK; from the coding sequence ATGATCAAAGCTCTCTTGTTGCCATTGGGTGCTCTCCTGGTTACCGCGTGCGCTCAGCCTGAGCCACCGCAACCACCGCGGGTCGGCATGGCGAACCCCGCGTCGGTTTATTGCCAGAGCCTTGGGGGAACGACTTTGATGAAGTCGAATGACAAAGGCCAGTACGGCATTTGCCAGCTGCCGGATGGCAAGCAGATCGAAGAGTGGGAGCTTTTTCGGCGCGACCATCCGGCGAAGTAG
- a CDS encoding thioredoxin family protein, with amino-acid sequence MRLRSLAAFFAVAVAASAVALTLSFAAPPLGGDVPAAEALPAPEFQNIDAWLNTQPLKLSELRGKVVLVDFWTYTCINCLNHLPYVKDWNAKYKDQGLVVVGVHTPEFAFEKSTKNVQDAVQRLQIKHAVAQDNSYGTWKAFKNQYWPAVYLIDRQGKVVYSHFGEGSYGTTEKKIQALLSEPSTAGS; translated from the coding sequence ATGCGCCTTCGTTCTCTCGCCGCCTTCTTCGCCGTGGCCGTTGCGGCCTCGGCGGTCGCCCTTACCCTGAGCTTCGCCGCGCCGCCGCTGGGCGGTGACGTGCCCGCCGCCGAAGCGCTGCCCGCGCCCGAGTTCCAGAACATCGACGCGTGGCTCAACACGCAACCGTTGAAGTTGAGCGAGTTGCGCGGCAAGGTGGTACTGGTCGATTTCTGGACCTACACCTGCATCAACTGCCTGAACCACCTGCCCTACGTGAAAGACTGGAACGCGAAGTACAAGGACCAGGGCCTTGTCGTGGTGGGCGTGCACACACCGGAGTTCGCGTTCGAGAAGTCGACGAAGAACGTGCAGGACGCGGTCCAGCGGCTGCAGATCAAACATGCGGTGGCGCAGGACAACAGCTATGGCACCTGGAAGGCGTTCAAGAACCAGTACTGGCCGGCCGTGTACCTGATCGACAGGCAGGGAAAAGTCGTGTACTCGCACTTCGGCGAAGGCAGCTATGGCACGACGGAGAAGAAGATTCAGGCGCTGCTGTCGGAACCTTCGACGGCGGGGTCCTAG
- a CDS encoding ShlB/FhaC/HecB family hemolysin secretion/activation protein produces MKKNAPPNCWRAVWLAVMAIGAQGAAFAQASAPAAASTTPPASAATPSTPTPVAAPAATPESTRKVDIAEYIVRGNTVLDARAIEKAVTPFLGPERTLKDVEGARDALLAAYQAAGYQSVYVDLPEQQVTQGIVFLQVNETRVGRVRVVGAEYNSPVDVRDQVPALKEGGVPNFTTAQAELTALNRSPKRQVMPLVRQGAMPGTMDVDLKVDDSSPWRASAGLNNDYSADTRKLRSTLSLGHDNLWQMGHSASISFFGAPQDLSQTKVFSASYTAPLPGTNWSLEANAYKSDSNVATVGGTSVLGKGHSIGVKATYTVPNTGNWWHAFSVGVDLKNNQEALRLKGSGDTVPLKYAPITLSYSGFRQTDKSQYGVGISLVVGTSSSFGYTSDWAAFDYKRYKSSPSFMVLKTDLNGTHTFDGGQQLAFRFNGQMTDSPLVSSEQIAGGGMNSVRGYLSAEATGDYGVVGSLEVRSQPLTFLGPLVENWRVYAFADAARLRLKSPLPEQAERFSLYSVGLGTTFKISQYFAGRVDFGYPLTDGPRTKKHDPRVNFSFTANY; encoded by the coding sequence ATGAAGAAGAACGCCCCACCGAATTGCTGGAGAGCGGTGTGGCTGGCAGTGATGGCAATAGGTGCCCAAGGGGCGGCCTTTGCCCAGGCATCCGCACCCGCCGCAGCATCCACAACCCCACCCGCCTCGGCGGCCACACCCTCGACCCCGACGCCGGTTGCCGCACCGGCTGCGACCCCCGAATCGACCCGCAAGGTCGACATTGCCGAATACATCGTGCGCGGCAACACCGTGCTCGACGCCCGCGCCATCGAGAAGGCGGTCACGCCCTTCCTCGGCCCCGAGCGCACGCTGAAAGACGTGGAGGGCGCGCGCGACGCGCTGCTCGCGGCCTATCAGGCGGCCGGCTACCAGTCGGTGTACGTCGACCTGCCCGAACAGCAGGTCACGCAGGGCATCGTGTTCCTGCAGGTCAATGAAACCCGCGTGGGCCGCGTGCGTGTGGTGGGCGCCGAATACAACTCGCCGGTCGACGTGCGCGACCAGGTGCCCGCGCTGAAAGAAGGCGGCGTGCCCAACTTCACTACCGCGCAGGCCGAACTCACCGCGCTCAATCGCAGCCCCAAGCGCCAGGTGATGCCGCTGGTGCGCCAGGGCGCGATGCCCGGCACCATGGACGTGGACCTGAAGGTCGACGACAGCAGCCCGTGGCGTGCCAGTGCCGGCTTGAACAACGACTACAGCGCCGACACGCGCAAGCTGCGCTCCACGCTTTCGCTGGGCCACGACAACCTCTGGCAGATGGGCCACAGCGCGTCGATCAGTTTCTTCGGCGCGCCGCAGGACCTGAGCCAGACCAAGGTGTTCTCGGCTTCCTATACGGCGCCGCTGCCGGGCACCAACTGGAGCCTGGAAGCCAATGCGTACAAGTCCGACAGCAACGTGGCCACCGTCGGCGGCACCAGCGTGCTGGGCAAGGGCCACTCCATTGGCGTGAAGGCCACCTACACCGTGCCGAACACCGGCAACTGGTGGCACGCGTTCAGCGTGGGCGTGGACCTCAAGAACAACCAGGAGGCGTTGCGCCTGAAGGGCAGCGGCGACACGGTGCCGCTGAAGTACGCGCCGATCACGCTGTCGTACTCGGGCTTTCGCCAGACGGACAAGAGCCAGTACGGCGTCGGCATCTCGCTGGTGGTGGGCACCAGCAGCTCTTTTGGCTATACCAGCGACTGGGCCGCCTTCGACTACAAGCGCTACAAGTCTTCGCCCAGTTTCATGGTGCTGAAGACCGACCTCAACGGCACGCACACCTTCGACGGCGGCCAGCAACTGGCCTTCCGCTTCAACGGCCAGATGACCGATTCGCCGCTGGTGTCCAGCGAGCAGATCGCCGGCGGCGGCATGAACTCGGTGCGCGGCTATCTCTCGGCCGAAGCCACCGGCGACTACGGCGTGGTCGGCTCGCTCGAAGTGCGCAGCCAGCCGCTGACCTTCCTGGGGCCGCTGGTCGAGAACTGGCGCGTGTATGCCTTCGCCGATGCGGCGCGGCTGCGCCTGAAGAGCCCGCTGCCCGAGCAGGCCGAGCGCTTCTCGCTGTATTCGGTGGGCCTGGGCACCACTTTCAAGATCAGCCAGTACTTCGCTGGCCGCGTCGATTTCGGCTACCCGCTCACGGACGGTCCGCGCACCAAGAAGCACGACCCGCGCGTGAATTTCAGCTTCACCGCGAACTACTGA